One genomic window of Haemorhous mexicanus isolate bHaeMex1 chromosome 17, bHaeMex1.pri, whole genome shotgun sequence includes the following:
- the TMEM130 gene encoding transmembrane protein 130, producing the protein MRWLFCILPLLQLGHGRSPAAELHSLEITNNGPITTGAQATVQARLRMKNKNVTSNWYHFNWVYAPLILIEKSEQQFNSIINVTGEFPGTFPVSVWVTHKNCWLCRPIARNVTVLQITEFITGNLTIAQIEDSRVTTHGSSSPVDTVTRISFSLHDPSHYFKSASFVYNWDFGDGVYQITKAPFVYCNCSSMGNRTVHLKVVAEWEQVGSIIHKREMMQKTGDFTTALELLDAVKSIDIVGSRETHVMENLNLSLHINGTPPLALCWLIKSECIPLEGDKCHLVEISGSCYNLSHTFRDAGQYCLSVRVENGVTMLQTYHGIKVRPAGMHPAFFVLLCTALVSVMLILVLYTTFRSHTQQKDLVEVADFDFSPLSDEHRSNHSKSGCGPVCCRSCFLQPSKEAAWESHELLHSLYKPVKMYTL; encoded by the exons ATGCGGTGGCTGTTCTGCATCCTGCCGCTGCTGCAGCTCGGCCACGGCCGCTCCCCGGCCGCAG AGTTGCATAGCCTGGAAATAACCAACAATGGTCCCATCACAACAGGAGCTCAAGCTACTGTTCAAGCCAGGCTaagaatgaagaacaaaaatgtCACATCAAACTGGTATCACTTTAACTGGGTCTATGCTCCTCTGATTCTGATCGAGAAATCCGAGCAGCAGTTTAATTCCATAATTAATGTGACTGGTGAATTCCCTGGCACtttccctgtgtctgtctgggTGACTCACAAAAACTGTTGGTTGTGTCGGCCGATTGCAAGAAACGTCACTGTGCTCCAGATTACAG AATTTATCACAGGGAACCTCACCATAGCCCAGATAGAAGACAGCAGAGTTACCACACATGGTTCTAGCTCCCCCGTGGACACAGTGACCCggatttccttctctcttcatGACCCAAGTCATTACTTCAAATCAGCATCATTTGTCTACaactgggattttggagatgg AGTTTACCAGATTACCAAGGCACCCTTTGTCTACTGCAACTGCTCCTCCATGGGGAACCGCACGGTGCACCTGAAGGTCGTGGCTGAATGGGAGCAGGTTGGAAGCATCATacacaaaagagaaatgatgcAGAAAACTGGTGATTTTACCACAGCTCTGGAGCTCTTGG ATGCTGTTAAAAGCATTGACATAGTGGGCTCCAGAGAGACTCATGTAATGGAAAACTTGAATTTATCTCTTCATATCAATGGCAC CCCACCACTGGCATTATGCTGGCTTATAAAATCCGAGTGCATTCCACTTGAAGGTGACAAATGCCATCTGGTGGAGATCAGTGGCTCCTGCTACAACCTCAGCCACACCTTCAGGGACGCGGGGCAGTACTGCCTCAGTGTCAGGGTGGAGAACGGCGTGACAATGCTGCAGACGTACCACGGGATCAAAGTGCGGccagcag GAATGCACCCAGCCTTCtttgtcctgctctgcactgctctgGTTTCAGTGATGCTGATACTGGTGCTGTACACAACCTTTCGAAGTCACACACAACAAAAAGATCTCGTGGAG GTAGCTGACTTTGACTTTTCTCCACTGTCTGATGAACACCGGTCTAAtcattccaagtcaggctgtggCCCAGTATGTTGCAGATCATGTTTTCTTCAACCATCAAAAGAAGCTGCCTGGGAGAGTCATGAACTTCTACATTCACTTTACAAGCCAGTCAAAATGTACACACTGTGA